The Alosa sapidissima isolate fAloSap1 chromosome 6, fAloSap1.pri, whole genome shotgun sequence genome window below encodes:
- the LOC121711183 gene encoding trace amine-associated receptor 13c-like, with amino-acid sequence MDMKISSVQYCYPLFNGSCLKGSYNQATQVVLYIMFWTSMVFTVLGNLVVIISIVHFKQLHTPTNLLVMSLAFADLLLGLTVMPFSIVKFVDGCWYYGDAFCLLHSSFDMFLTSVSIFHLISIAIDRHQALCYPLLYPTRITIPVAWLMIAVSWGIAAAYSFSLLYSRANVKGLDDFLKSIYCIGSCNLLFNALWGALDTLIAFFLPCFIMVGLYAKIFSVAKDHIKKIEDVNRGLNPNNEHVSKTERKAAKTLGIVVGAFIFCWMPFFVNSIVDPYTNFSTPVILFEIFTWLGYFNSTLNPIIYGLFYPWFRKSLYLIVTLKIFNTHSSDMNILIS; translated from the coding sequence ATGGACATGAAGATTTCTTCTGTTCAATATTGCTATCCATTATTTAATGGCTCTTGCCTGAAAGGCAGTTACAATCAGGCAACGCAAGTAGTTTTATACATTATGTTTTGGACCAGCATGGTGTTTACTGTTCTGGGCAACCTGGTTGTTATTATCTCCATAGTGCATTTCAAACAGCTGCACACGCCGACAAACTTGCTTGTGATGTCCCTGGCCTTTGCAGACCTACTGCTGGGTTTGACTGTGATGCCGTTcagtatagtcaaatttgtggATGGGTGCTGGTACTATGGTGATGCGTTCTGTTTACTGCATTCCAGCTTTGACATGTTCCTGACCTCTGTCTCGATTTTCCACCTGATATCCATAGCCATTGATCGACACCAGGCTCTCTGTTATCCTCTTCTGTATCCTACAAGAATAACAATACCTGTAGCTTGGCTCATGATAGCTGTAAGTTGGGGCATTGCTGCTGCTTACTCCTTCAGTCTCCTCTATTCCAGGGCAAATGTTAAAGGGCTTGatgacttcctgaagtccattTACTGTATAGGTAGTTGTAACCTTCTGTTCAATGCACTGTGGGGGGCACTGGATACCTTGATAGCTTTTTTCTTACCCTGCTTTATTATGGTAGGTTTGTATGCAAAGATATTCTCGGTCGCCAAAGATCACATAAAAAAGATTGAAGATGTCAACCGAGGCCTTAATCCGAATAATGAACATGTTTCCAAAACAGAACGGAAAGCTGCAAAAACTCTTGGGATTGTTGTTGGTGCTTTTATTTTTTGCTGGATGCCATTCTTTGTCAATTCTATTGTTGATCCTTACACAAATTTTTCTACCCCAGTTATTCTTTTTGAGATTTTTACCTGGCTTGGTTATTTTAATTCTACTTTAAATCCAATTATATACGGGCTCTTCTACCCATGGTTCAGGAAATCTCTTTATTTAATTGTGACCCTTAAGATAtttaacacacactcatctgacATGAACATATTAATTTCATAG
- the LOC121711182 gene encoding trace amine-associated receptor 1-like translates to MNISVVPSVQFCYEGMNGSCTRSTYPLSLRIPLYCLLTSTIIVTVGGNLLVMITIVHFVQLQTPANYLVFSMSVADLLLSITVMPPNMIESMENCWYFGDFLCTVYACVDITLCCASVLHLTCISIDRFYAVSKPLQYHNRMSTSVAFTMISVSWIISAIFGSAVAFFPGHRGHATESAYFDCIGGCLALHEKEIGISYFFVFYFIPLTVMSSIYLRILVIAIRQTNIIHKTNRQIRIGKHNVTKIDYRATKTLGIVIGVFMLCWTPFFICNIIDPIVGHSIPALLYEILMWLAYLNSMFNPIIYAFSHTWFRKYFQILLKGLL, encoded by the coding sequence ATGAACATCTCTGTAGTTCCAAGTGTGCAGTTCTGCTATGAAGGAATGAACGGCTCCTGCACCCGGTCCACCTACCCTTTATCCCTCCGCATACCACTGTATTGTCTTCTCACCTCCACAATCATCGTCACAGTGGGGGGAAATTTGCTTGTAATGATTACTATTGTTCATTTTGTACAGTTGCAAACTCCCGCCAACTACCTTGTTTTCTCCATGTCTGTGGCTGACCTGCTGTTGAGTATAACTGTAATGCCTCCGAACATGATTGAATCTATGGAAAACTGCTGGTACTTTGGCGACTTTTTGTGTACAGTTTATGCCTGTGTTGACATCACTCTTTGCTGTGCCTCAGTTTTGCATCTGACCTGTATTTCTATCGACCGTTTCTATGCGGTCAGTAAGCCCCTGCAGTACCACAACAGAATGTCAACATCTGTGGCGTTCACTATGATCTCTGTCAGCTGGATTATATCTGCCATCTTTGGGTCTGCAGTAGCATTTTTCCCTGGTCATAGGGGACACGCCACTGAAAGCGCTTATTTTGACTGCATAGGAGGATGCTTGGCCTTACATGAAAAAGAAATAGGTATCTCATACttttttgtgttctatttcatCCCATTAACTGTCATGTCAAGCATTTACCTCAGGATTTTAGTCATTGCAATAAGACAAACTAACATCATCCATAAGACCAACAGACAAATCAGAATCGGCAAACACAATGTGACTAAAATAGATTATAGGGCCACAAAGACTCTTGGAATTGTCATTGGTGTTTTCATGTTGTGTTGGACACCATTTTTTATATGCAATATCATAGATCCAATAGTAGGGCATTCCATACCTGCACTTTTATATGAGATTTTAATGTGGCTTGCCTACTTAAACTCTATGTTTAATCCCATAATTTATGCCTTCTCCCATACTTGGTTTAGAAAATATTTTCAAATCCTACTAAAAGGTCTTTTATAA
- the stx7l gene encoding syntaxin-7, giving the protein MDYQRGVPKDPNQLAQTISSNIQKITQQTSEIQRIVSQVGTPQDTTELRQTLQQKQQNVNNLAKETDKLMKEFGSLPVTTEQRQRKIQKDRLVNDFSNALALFQRTQREAAQKEKEFVARVRASSRVSGGATDYEFGGSTNPFGSDSQTQIQADEEAITVDDLYLIQEREQSIRQLESDITDINEIFKDLGMMVHEQGDMIDSIEANVESADLNVQSATQQLARAADYQRKSRKKICVLIVILVIVAVIIGLIIWASLKG; this is encoded by the exons ATGGATTACCAGCGTGGAGTGCCCAAGGACCCGAACCAGCTTGCACAGACTATCAGTTCCAATATACAAAAGATCACACAGCAAA CATCTGAGATCCAGAGGATTGTCAGTCAAGTAGGGACACCACAGGACACCACTGAGCTGAGACAAACGCT ACAACAGAAGCAGCAAAATGTCAACAATCTTGCCAAAGAGACGGATAAGTTGATGAAAGAGTTTGGTTCCTTGCCGGTAACAACAGAGCAG CGCCAAAGAAAGATCCAGAAGGACCGTCTTGTCAATGATTTCTCCAACGCACTGGCTCTTTTCCAAAGGACTCAGAGGGAGGccgcacagaaagagaaagagtttgTTGCCAGAGTTCGTGCCAGCTCCAGAGTATCG GGTGGTGCCACAGATTATGAATTTGGAGGAAGTACTAATCCTTTTGGAAG TGACAGTCAGACACAAATCCAGGCAGATGAGGAAGCCATTACTGTGGATGACCTGTATCTCATCCAGGAGAGAGAACAGTCCATACGGCAGCTAGAG tCTGACATCACAGACATCAATGAAATCTTTAAAGACCTGGGAATGATGGTCCATGAGCAAGGAGACATGATTG ACAGCATAGAGGCCAACGTTGAGAGCGCTGACCTCAATGTCCAATCTGCAACTCAGCAGTTGGCAAGAGCAGCAGACTATCAG CGCAAGTCGAGGAAGAAGATCTGCGTTTTGATAGTAATTTTGGTGATTGTGGCTGTAATTATTGGCCTCATCATTTGGGCATCCCTAAAGGGATGA
- the LOC121711181 gene encoding trace amine-associated receptor 1-like has translation MAGKNQTYPDNRGAVPLCYESVNGSCPKFIYPVVIRVPLYIFFGTTVLLTVIGNLLVVITVVHFKQLRSPTNYLIVSLAMADLLVGAFLMPPSIVRSVENCWYLGNFYCKVHSSIDVMLCNASILNLSFIAVDRYYAICHPLRYQTTITPSVTMAMIFISWSVPGLVGFGMIFLELNILGYEEFYYNNFYCEGACILFQGGLSGALSSVLSFYIPGVIMLSIYAKLYSIAQKQARSIQDKHNTNGTSASKMERKATITLAIIMGVFLSLWLPFFICNIIDPFIGYSIPPLVFDMVMWIAYFNSTCNPIVYALFYSWFRKAFKIILFGKIFGQNSSSVNLFRE, from the coding sequence ATGGCAGGAAAGAACCAAACCTATCCTGACAACAGAGGTGCAGTTCCTCTGTGCTATGAATCTGTGAATGGCTCCTGTCCTAAGTTCATCTATCCAGTGGTGATTCGTGTGCCCCTGTACATCTTCTTTGGGACCACAGTTCTGCTAACGGTGATTGGTAACTTACTGGTGGTCATTACTGTGGTCCATTTCAAACAGCTCCGCTCTCCAACCAATTATCTCATCGTGTCGTTGGCTATGGCCGACCTGCTTGTGGGTGCCTTTCTGATGCCACCATCCATAGTGCGCTCTGTAGAAAATTGCTGGTATTTGGGTAACTTTTATTGCAAGGTTCACTCGAGCATTGATGTGATGCTTTGCAATGCATCCATTTTGAATCTATCTTTCATTGCTGTTGACAGATATTACGCTATTTGCCACCCACTCCGCTACCAAACCACCATAACTCCCTCCGTGACCATGGCCATGATCTTTATCAGCTGGAGTGTCCCTGGCCTTGTTGGATTTGGGATGATTTTCCTTGAGCTCAACATTTTGGGCTATGAGGAGTTTTACTATAACAACTTCTACTGTGAAGGAGCTTGCATTTTGTTTCAGGGCGGACTGTCTGGGGCTTTATCTTCTGTTCTTTCATTTTACATTCCAGGAGTCATAATGCTCTCCATATATGCAAAACTTTACAGCATTGCACAGAAACAAGCTCGGTCAATTCAAGACAAGCACAATACGAATGGGACCTCTGCCTCCAAAATGGAGAGAAAGGCCACCATAACACTCGCCATTATCATGGGTGTATTTTTGTCCCTCTGGctgccattttttatttgtaacaTAATTGATCCATTTATTGGTTATTCCATTCCACCTttggtatttgacatggttatGTGGATCGCCTATTTCAATTCAACCTGTAACCCGATTGTATATGCACTGTTTTACAGCTGGTTTAGAAAGGCATTCAAAATTATCTTGTTTGGTAAAATCTTTGGGCAAAATTCATCAAGTGTAAATTTGTTCCGAGAGTGA